One part of the Candidatus Kryptoniota bacterium genome encodes these proteins:
- a CDS encoding NUDIX hydrolase codes for MALKRLKTFQTELVHKNPYWEYWRDRYSLPGGNVGEYHFVRTPGSVMVVPVTHDGKLVMVKQFRYLWKTESVEFPSGGVNAPSFLTAAKNELAEEAKLSARNWKLVGKFNPFNGVTDEKCNVYVASELSPAEKGNDPSEEFEVMKMSPSELRRRIEKMEIWDGMTLAAWCLAEKQVAKFTKGRQ; via the coding sequence TTGGCACTCAAGCGTCTGAAGACATTCCAGACTGAGCTGGTTCACAAGAACCCTTACTGGGAATATTGGCGCGATAGATATTCACTCCCCGGCGGAAATGTCGGGGAGTACCATTTTGTAAGAACGCCCGGCTCCGTGATGGTTGTTCCCGTAACCCATGACGGAAAGCTGGTGATGGTCAAACAATTCAGGTATTTGTGGAAGACTGAGAGCGTCGAGTTCCCTTCGGGAGGAGTGAACGCGCCGTCGTTCCTGACCGCGGCAAAGAACGAATTGGCAGAAGAGGCCAAACTGTCCGCCAGAAACTGGAAGCTCGTAGGAAAGTTCAATCCATTTAACGGTGTGACTGACGAGAAGTGTAATGTTTATGTCGCCAGCGAATTGTCACCGGCGGAAAAGGGAAACGACCCGTCCGAAGAATTTGAAGTTATGAAGATGAGTCCGTCAGAATTAAGAAGGCGAATCGAGAAGATGGAAATCTGGGACGGGATGACGCTCGCGGCATGGTGCCTGGCGGAGAAACAAGTCGCAAAATTTACGAAAGGGAGGCAGTGA
- the ndk gene encoding nucleoside-diphosphate kinase: MSRTLAILKPDCVKKNLIGEVIARIQRANFKIVALKMVRLTKENAGGFYAVHKERPFYKDLVEFMTSGPCVPIILEKENAFDEFRELIGATDPKDAAPGTIRRDFAANKQENIVHGSDSPENAEREIAFFFSDRELLEL, encoded by the coding sequence ATGAGCCGCACATTAGCGATACTTAAGCCGGACTGTGTGAAGAAGAATCTGATAGGCGAAGTGATTGCGAGAATCCAGAGAGCGAATTTTAAAATAGTCGCATTGAAGATGGTGCGATTGACCAAGGAAAATGCCGGAGGATTCTACGCCGTTCACAAGGAAAGGCCGTTCTACAAAGATCTCGTCGAGTTCATGACGTCTGGCCCGTGTGTGCCGATTATCCTCGAAAAGGAAAACGCGTTCGATGAATTCAGGGAATTGATCGGCGCGACCGATCCGAAAGATGCGGCACCCGGAACTATCCGTCGCGACTTTGCAGCAAACAAGCAGGAGAATATTGTGCACGGTTCGGATTCTCCGGAAAACGCGGAGCGTGAAATAGCATTCTTCTTTAGTGATCGCGAGCTGCTGGAATTGTGA
- a CDS encoding DUF1343 domain-containing protein, translated as MRRLKIIPAAILAISISVFAQDRVRTGDEVLLQNDLGILKGKRVGLITNQSGIMQNGTHIADALSMNHDFSLVALFGPEHGIRGKASDGTAVPDSIDPRTGVHVYSLYGKNVKPTAEMLSGIDVLVYDLQDVGVRFYTYISTLDLCMEAAAEHNIKFVVLDKPDMVRSDFIDGPVLDDSLKSFVGIQPLPSVYGMTPGELATMMNEEHLLKNGVKADLTVIKMQNYRHEMWYDQTGLKWIDPSPNLPDMQSVEVYPGCVLLEATNVSEGRGTPHPFRWIGAPFIDSEKLIGLLNARNLPGVRFDPIEFTPDSLPWAKDPKFVSRLCHGVDIVVTDRDIFRPVEMGVTLIWALHELYPGEFKVRVSGFDRLSGDASIWIMIESGKDPGSIISSWKNNLQKFETERSKYQLYN; from the coding sequence ATGCGTCGCTTGAAAATCATTCCAGCTGCAATACTGGCAATTTCTATATCGGTATTTGCACAGGACCGCGTGCGAACAGGGGACGAGGTTCTCCTACAGAACGACCTGGGGATTCTAAAAGGAAAGAGAGTCGGATTAATAACGAACCAGAGCGGCATAATGCAGAACGGCACGCACATCGCCGACGCGTTGTCGATGAACCACGATTTTAGTTTGGTCGCACTTTTCGGACCTGAACACGGGATACGGGGCAAAGCGAGCGACGGTACTGCCGTGCCCGACAGCATTGATCCGAGGACCGGAGTCCACGTGTATTCGCTCTACGGAAAAAATGTTAAGCCTACCGCTGAGATGCTCTCCGGCATCGACGTGTTGGTCTATGATCTTCAGGACGTCGGAGTCAGATTCTACACTTACATAAGCACGCTTGATTTATGTATGGAGGCAGCAGCCGAGCATAATATAAAATTCGTCGTGCTGGACAAACCCGATATGGTTAGATCCGATTTTATTGATGGACCGGTACTCGACGATTCACTCAAATCTTTCGTCGGTATCCAACCGCTTCCGAGTGTTTACGGCATGACTCCCGGTGAGCTCGCTACTATGATGAACGAGGAGCATCTCTTGAAGAACGGAGTGAAAGCCGACCTGACGGTGATAAAGATGCAGAATTATCGTCATGAGATGTGGTACGATCAAACAGGATTGAAATGGATCGATCCCTCGCCCAACCTTCCCGACATGCAGTCGGTTGAAGTCTATCCGGGTTGTGTGCTCCTTGAAGCCACAAATGTTTCCGAAGGGCGAGGAACACCTCATCCTTTCCGGTGGATCGGCGCGCCCTTCATCGATTCAGAAAAGTTAATCGGTTTGCTTAACGCTCGGAACCTTCCTGGTGTTAGATTCGATCCGATCGAGTTTACTCCCGACTCCCTTCCGTGGGCGAAAGATCCGAAATTTGTTTCGAGGCTGTGCCACGGAGTTGATATTGTTGTCACGGATAGAGACATATTCAGGCCGGTGGAAATGGGAGTCACGTTGATCTGGGCGCTGCACGAGCTCTATCCGGGCGAGTTCAAGGTGAGGGTCTCGGGATTCGACAGGCTTTCCGGCGACGCGTCGATTTGGATCATGATAGAGTCGGGCAAAGATCCCGGTTCAATCATTTCTTCTTGGAAGAACAATCTGCAGAAATTTGAGACGGAAAGATCTAAGTATCAGCTTTACAACTGA
- a CDS encoding putative porin: MTIPSYSINDSGIAWNDYTFSGDVLRKIPGVYLANMYQPGDPSEIFFDGIGGNYTRYTLDGVALNEPTTSTMNLYHIPMEFMNDVEYIDALRAPIYDFNSTGALVNFKSQSYSEQQPYSKIRHLEEPYNYLITDGVFSQNIGFNSNLDAGFERQTTDGRFLNSVYDGINIRAKYRYSIDSTKQFTLTELYYRTKGGMTGGAMPYAIDASTFDQFQINLRSQQADLTYLQHHLRAAYSQSDPVDSSNFISATSYYDYYNFIFSDGGIPYSLTNHSRKYGLDSRGSQVNPLGRLNYGGEIERDEDTYNTSTSIPSVTRFSIYGDQEFRLFNFVTAGIFGRGDIVESKFYPAYGASFGVGSDEFKLELGGSSSRHLPSQSEKYFVTQNFTGNPGLTAETDRDFQLTVSGNAGDNVSYYIKPYFRSIDKPIYYREVYNGKPAYPQISIVNLSSRDIYGLDLNAQVSFWKLVADGKLNYTYEKVDGNQVYTLPKYSAEGELYLHEIMFDNHLNLKIGIRGSIVSTFSGSEFYSQALIYYPSNIDEFGPFGSSDVFLQAKIGDAILYLTFFNIAGQDYVLTPVYPALDRSFGFGVNWNFLN; this comes from the coding sequence ATGACAATTCCGTCTTATTCAATTAATGATTCGGGAATCGCTTGGAATGATTACACGTTTTCCGGAGATGTGCTCCGGAAAATCCCTGGCGTATATCTCGCGAACATGTATCAGCCCGGTGATCCGTCGGAAATATTTTTCGACGGTATCGGAGGAAACTACACGCGGTACACGCTTGACGGGGTCGCGCTGAATGAACCGACCACTTCCACCATGAACCTGTATCATATTCCAATGGAGTTCATGAATGACGTTGAATATATAGACGCACTCAGGGCTCCGATCTATGATTTCAATTCCACAGGTGCGCTTGTGAATTTTAAGTCACAATCCTACAGCGAGCAGCAGCCGTATTCAAAAATTAGGCACCTCGAGGAGCCGTACAACTATCTCATCACCGACGGAGTTTTTTCCCAAAACATCGGTTTCAATTCAAATCTAGACGCAGGCTTCGAACGACAGACTACTGACGGAAGATTTTTAAATTCGGTCTACGACGGGATAAATATAAGAGCGAAATACAGATACAGCATTGATTCCACCAAGCAATTTACTCTGACCGAACTCTACTACCGGACGAAGGGAGGAATGACGGGCGGAGCGATGCCGTACGCGATCGACGCGAGCACTTTTGATCAGTTTCAGATAAACCTGAGGAGCCAGCAAGCTGATCTCACATATCTCCAGCATCACCTGCGCGCGGCATACTCCCAGTCGGATCCGGTCGATTCGAGCAATTTCATCTCCGCCACTTCATACTATGACTACTACAATTTTATCTTCAGTGACGGCGGCATCCCGTACTCTCTTACAAACCATAGCAGGAAATACGGCTTGGATTCACGAGGAAGTCAAGTGAACCCGCTCGGCAGATTGAACTATGGCGGGGAGATTGAAAGAGATGAAGACACTTACAATACCTCTACCTCGATACCTTCCGTAACCCGGTTTTCAATTTATGGCGATCAGGAATTCAGGCTTTTCAATTTCGTGACGGCAGGTATATTCGGAAGGGGAGACATTGTGGAAAGCAAGTTCTATCCGGCTTACGGTGCGTCCTTCGGCGTTGGGAGTGATGAATTCAAATTGGAACTTGGAGGCAGCTCTTCGAGACATTTGCCAAGTCAATCGGAGAAGTATTTCGTAACACAAAATTTTACAGGCAATCCTGGACTTACTGCGGAGACCGACCGCGACTTTCAGCTGACTGTTTCGGGAAACGCAGGTGACAATGTCTCCTATTACATTAAGCCTTACTTCAGAAGCATCGACAAACCGATTTACTATCGCGAGGTTTATAACGGTAAGCCTGCATATCCACAAATATCGATCGTCAATCTTTCTTCGCGCGATATTTATGGGCTCGACTTGAACGCGCAGGTCAGTTTCTGGAAACTCGTCGCGGACGGCAAATTGAATTACACTTATGAGAAGGTGGACGGCAATCAGGTTTACACTCTCCCAAAATATTCAGCGGAAGGAGAGCTCTACCTTCACGAAATAATGTTTGACAACCATCTTAACCTTAAGATCGGAATCCGCGGAAGCATTGTGAGCACATTCAGCGGAAGCGAATTCTACTCGCAGGCGCTTATTTATTATCCTTCGAATATCGACGAGTTCGGGCCATTCGGAAGCTCCGACGTGTTTCTCCAGGCGAAAATCGGCGACGCGATTCTCTACCTCACATTCTTCAACATAGCGGGCCAAGACTACGTCCTCACTCCGGTTTACCCGGCCCTCGATAGGAGCTTCGGGTTCGGAGTCAACTGGAATTTCTTAAACTGA